AATTACAAGACCCCCACGATGGTTACTTTCAATTTGCTACACAATCCTCTAATTTAGCGCTCAGTGACATTAACAATGATGGGGTATTGGATATTGTTTCGGTGGGCTTTGATAAAAATCAAAAAGGTCATTTAAGTATTTATAACTTTAATTACGACACTAATTCTTTGGTATTTCTTTACAGAAAATAATTTAAAAAACTACTTTTACTTTGGCGCAAGTGTTTTTGGTACTCTTCGTGCTCTTCGTGCTCTTCGCAATTGATACTGACGAACATATTTTAAATGCTCTTGATAAGTAGATGTAAAAACATGCTCTCCATTATTTTTACTTACAAAATATAAAAAGCTAGATTTTTTAGGAAAAAAAACCGCTTGAATTGCCTTTGTCCCCGGATTAGCAATAGGCCCTATGGGCAAAGCCTTAATGCGATAAGTGTTATATTTGGTATAAGCTAAAATATCTTTTCTGCGAATATTATTGCTTTTAGATCCGTTAACCCACATTCCATATAAAATAGTGGGGTCGGTTTGTAATCGCATTCCTTTTTTTAAGCGGTTAAAAAATACCCCCGCAATTAAAGCTCTTTCTTTGGCTTGTCCGGTTTCTTTTTCTACAATGCTTGCCATAGTAATAACTTTGTGTCGGCTAAGCTTGCTATGTTTTTTTAATGCCAGTTTTTGATAATTAAAAAAAAACTTTGCAACTAAAGTGTTAATAATGCTTTTTTCAGAATCGTATTTATAAAAATGATATGTGTCTGGAAAAAGATACCCCTCTAAACTAAAAATATTAGTTGGCCATTGTTTTTCGGGGCTATGTTTTTTAAAAATTTGTTTAACAAATTTAGTGCTTGTGCATAGCTGTAAAAATACTTTAGCTTTGCCTAGTTGTTTTTGCTCTAGCAGCTCTGCAATTTGAAAAATATTAAATCCCTCTGGAATAGTTAAGTTTATTTTTCGTCGCGAACCCTGTTTAAAAATTTTTAATAATTTTAAATACGACCATTTATTAGAAACAACATACTCCCCTGGGCGCACATTTTTATCCATGCTGGTAATTTTAGCCACGGCTTTAAAAATAAAAGGATACCTAACCAAAGATTGTTTTTGTAAATTTGCGTTAAGGGTGTGAAAACCTTGTTCTGGTTTAATATCTACAACAACCTGCTTTTCTTTTTCGGTAAAAAAATCAGGCAATTGCCTTGTGCAGCCCAAAGACAAAAAAACACTTACTGTAGTTAAAAAAAATATGCGCATAATTAATAATTGCTTAGTTTAAAAAGAAAATCCTGTCATGTTAGACCCCAAAAAACTATCATCGCTTTTTAATAAAGCTACGGGAGTGGTGCAATATTGTACAGAAAAATGCGCCGAAGGCCTGTGGTTTCCCGACTTACCTAAACCTCCAAAGGGAAGGCGAGAACTAGCCCCCGTGGTTGCTCGATTAATATTTAACAGGCCCACCTTCCAATCTAAAAATGCTTTATTGTGTAACACTTCATCATTGCTAAATAAAGACGCCACTAAACCAAAGCCAGAACTATTAATTATAAAGCTGGCCTGATCAAAATCTTTAACTTTGTATAAACTTACTTGGGGGGAAAACCATTCGCTGTTTTGGTATACAGAAGTTTTTTTATATTCTGAAAAACCAAAAACCGCTGGGCCTACATAATGCCCTTTGTGTTGTAACTCTAAAGCCTTTCCTTGTAGCAATAATTCCCCGCCTTCGGCCACTGCTTGTTTTTGCGCGCTTAAATGACGGCTCACTGCTTGTTGATCAATTAAAGGGCCCATAAATACCGGGTCCGCCCAATGACCGATTTTAATATTAGCAATGCCTTTTATAAAAGCCTCTGTAAATTTATCATATACCGATTCGTGAATAAAAATTTGACTAGTGCAAGAGCACCTTTGTCCCGAAGTAATAAAGCTAGCTACTATGTTTTCATAAACGGCTTTTTTAATGTTTGTGTCTTTCCACACTAAACTAGAGTTTTTGCCTCCCATTTCTAAAGCTAGTATTTTGCTGGGATGATTTAATAATTGTTTTTTTATTTTTAGCCCTACATCATAAGAGCCTGTAAACAAAACACCATCTACTAATTCGTGCTCCACTAAAGATTGGCTTAACTGCGCTTGGCCTTGAACCAAATTAAATACTCCTTGGGGTAAGCCTGCTTGATGAAACATTTCTGTTAAAATCTGTGCCGTGGCCGGAGTTTTTTCTGAAGGCTTAAAAATAACCGTATTTCCTGTAAGTAAGGCGGGAATAATATGCCCGTTTGCCAAATGCGCGGGAAAATTAAATGGACCAATAACCGCAAGCACCCCCTGTGGTTTAAACTGCGTTAATCCTGTAACTTGAGGTAAAATGTTTTCTATCTTTTCTGTGCGCACTAACTTTAGCGAATGCTCTATGGTCACAGTAATTTTAGAAGCCAAGGCCTTAGCTTCTCCTGTGGATTCCCATAGCGGCTTGCCCGTTTCTCGTGCAATAACCTTAGCTATTACATCCACATTTTTAACAAACAAAGCTTTTACTTTTTCCATATAACCAATTCGCTCTTCTAAACTTTTATACTTCCACAAAGTAGAGGCTTTATGAGCTGCAACACACACCTCTTTTAACAAACTTTTATTGCTGCTAACCCGCATTACTGTGTCTTCTAAATTGGAGGGGGAGCGCACCTCCCACTGATCGTCAAAATTTTTTATCGCGTGAAACTTTGAATTAAAATAAAATCCTTTATAAGGTATTTCTAAATTTTTCATACAACCCCTTTGTCTAATCAAGTTTTGTTATAAAGAAAAAGCCGTAACGCTTTCTCCGCTTTTAACCTGCAATGCATTTAAAATTTCTTTTTCACAACAAATTTGTACTTTAGAGTTAACATAAAATACTTTAGATGGTCGAATTAAAACACATCGAAAACTTTTAGCATCGCCCACG
This portion of the Pseudobdellovibrionaceae bacterium genome encodes:
- the mltG gene encoding endolytic transglycosylase MltG, translating into MRIFFLTTVSVFLSLGCTRQLPDFFTEKEKQVVVDIKPEQGFHTLNANLQKQSLVRYPFIFKAVAKITSMDKNVRPGEYVVSNKWSYLKLLKIFKQGSRRKINLTIPEGFNIFQIAELLEQKQLGKAKVFLQLCTSTKFVKQIFKKHSPEKQWPTNIFSLEGYLFPDTYHFYKYDSEKSIINTLVAKFFFNYQKLALKKHSKLSRHKVITMASIVEKETGQAKERALIAGVFFNRLKKGMRLQTDPTILYGMWVNGSKSNNIRRKDILAYTKYNTYRIKALPIGPIANPGTKAIQAVFFPKKSSFLYFVSKNNGEHVFTSTYQEHLKYVRQYQLRRARRARRVPKTLAPK
- a CDS encoding aldehyde dehydrogenase family protein; translated protein: MKNLEIPYKGFYFNSKFHAIKNFDDQWEVRSPSNLEDTVMRVSSNKSLLKEVCVAAHKASTLWKYKSLEERIGYMEKVKALFVKNVDVIAKVIARETGKPLWESTGEAKALASKITVTIEHSLKLVRTEKIENILPQVTGLTQFKPQGVLAVIGPFNFPAHLANGHIIPALLTGNTVIFKPSEKTPATAQILTEMFHQAGLPQGVFNLVQGQAQLSQSLVEHELVDGVLFTGSYDVGLKIKKQLLNHPSKILALEMGGKNSSLVWKDTNIKKAVYENIVASFITSGQRCSCTSQIFIHESVYDKFTEAFIKGIANIKIGHWADPVFMGPLIDQQAVSRHLSAQKQAVAEGGELLLQGKALELQHKGHYVGPAVFGFSEYKKTSVYQNSEWFSPQVSLYKVKDFDQASFIINSSGFGLVASLFSNDEVLHNKAFLDWKVGLLNINRATTGASSRLPFGGLGKSGNHRPSAHFSVQYCTTPVALLKSDDSFLGSNMTGFSF